Within the Agromyces ramosus genome, the region GCGATAGGGGTCGACCAGTACCAGATCTGCGACGCGTAGTCCTCGTCCCCGGCGTGGAACGCCTCGCACGAGCCTTCGGAGCGGAACTCGCACGCGGCCTCGTTCGAGGGCGCCTCACCGAAGTACTCGGTGGCGGCGGCGTTCGCCTCGGGGCTCGCGATGTAGTTCAGCCACGCGTACGCGCAGTTGGGGTTCTTCGACTCGGACGCGATCATCCACGTGTCGGACCATCCGGTCGTGCCCTCTTCCGGCAGCACGACCGCGGTCGGCGCTCCCGAACCCTCGAGCACGTTCTGGATGACCTGCCAGCTCGTGCCGACGACGGTGTCGCCGGTCTCGAACGCCTGGATCTCCTTCAGGTAGTCCGACCAGTACTCGCCGATCGAGGCGCGCTGCTCCTTGAGCAGGTCGACGGCCGCCGCGAACTGCTCCTCGTCGAGGGCGTACGGGTTCTCGATGCCGAGCTCGGGCTGGTGGTGCATCAGGTACACCGCGGCATCCGCGATGTAGATGGGCGAGTCGTAGGCGGTGACCTTGCCGGCGTTCTCGCTCGCCTTGTCGAACACGACGTCCCATGAGGTGGGCGCCTCGGGGAACAGCTCCGTGTTGTACATGAGCAGGTTCGCACCGTAGCCGTGCGGCACGCCGTAGGCCTCGCCGTCGACCGAGTTCCACGACTGCATCTTCAGGAAGTCGTAGATGCCCTCGTAGTTCGGGATGAGGTCGGTGTTGACGGGGGCCACATCGCCGGCGGCGACGAGGCGCAGCGAGGCGTCACCGGATGCCGCGACCACGTCGTAGTCGCCGGTCTTCATGAGGCTGAACGCCTCGTCGGAAGTGCCGTAGGTCTTGGAGGTGACCTTGCAGCCGGTCTCCTCCTCGAACGGCGTGACCCAGTCGACCTCGGGGTCGTTGGAGCCGTCTTCGACGTAGCCTGGCCACGCGAGGAGCGAGACCTGACCCTCCATCTCGCCGAGTTCGGTGGCGGCCTCGCCGCCGCCATCGGTGCCGCCGGAGGTGGTGCCGCAGGCCGTGAGCATCGCGATCGAGGCGATCGCGAGCCCGACGGTCGCGCCACGGCGTGCCGTGTGCGTCATCCGCTTCATTGTTCTCTCCTGTTCTGTGTGGTGCAGGTGTCGTGCAGGTGTCGTGCGGGTGTCGTGCGGAGGTGGTGCTGGTCTGCTGGTCGAGCGGGCGGATGCCTCAGCCCGAGATGCCCGGGAGCACCTCGGTACCCAGGTGCACGACGTCGTCGTCGTGCCATGAGACGACCACCAGGTCGCCGCGCTCGTCGTCGTGCACTCGGTCGCGGTCGTTCTGCTCGAGCACGGTGACGCGCGTGCCG harbors:
- a CDS encoding ABC transporter substrate-binding protein → MTHTARRGATVGLAIASIAMLTACGTTSGGTDGGGEAATELGEMEGQVSLLAWPGYVEDGSNDPEVDWVTPFEEETGCKVTSKTYGTSDEAFSLMKTGDYDVVAASGDASLRLVAAGDVAPVNTDLIPNYEGIYDFLKMQSWNSVDGEAYGVPHGYGANLLMYNTELFPEAPTSWDVVFDKASENAGKVTAYDSPIYIADAAVYLMHHQPELGIENPYALDEEQFAAAVDLLKEQRASIGEYWSDYLKEIQAFETGDTVVGTSWQVIQNVLEGSGAPTAVVLPEEGTTGWSDTWMIASESKNPNCAYAWLNYIASPEANAAATEYFGEAPSNEAACEFRSEGSCEAFHAGDEDYASQIWYWSTPIAECLDGRTDVECVDYSGWTEAWSEIKG